A single genomic interval of Pyrobaculum arsenaticum DSM 13514 harbors:
- a CDS encoding HAD family hydrolase, producing the protein MAKLVTFDVWGTLLPVEPAVKTVVDVLYKSLGGRVPYQTLQALVGERRRVMKLLRREKHEVVPPLFVLLEIKKQLRERGISAQFDAYQVQDAVDEAVSRLEVSPFEDALEALKGAKNEGYRVGIISNVLFWRSRATRRLLESLGVAQLVDLQIYADDVGYVKPSIQIFEAAKTLLLGDVVPDVYLHIGDDFYEDFLGALMAGYGAVLVDRNGKYGKRDLVESIPCRAYIAKSLKALPLILHEAENCSTPA; encoded by the coding sequence GTGGCTAAGTTGGTGACATTTGATGTGTGGGGGACGTTGCTCCCGGTAGAGCCGGCTGTCAAGACTGTGGTGGACGTGTTGTACAAGAGCCTCGGTGGGAGGGTGCCCTACCAGACTCTCCAGGCGTTGGTGGGGGAGCGGAGGAGGGTTATGAAGCTGCTAAGGAGGGAGAAGCACGAGGTGGTGCCGCCTCTCTTTGTACTTTTGGAAATCAAGAAGCAACTACGCGAAAGGGGGATTTCCGCCCAGTTCGACGCATATCAGGTGCAAGACGCAGTAGACGAGGCGGTGTCTCGGCTTGAGGTGTCGCCTTTTGAAGACGCCTTGGAGGCGCTGAAGGGCGCCAAAAACGAGGGGTACCGTGTTGGGATAATTTCCAATGTTCTTTTCTGGCGTTCTAGGGCTACGCGGAGGCTTCTAGAATCGCTCGGCGTGGCGCAGTTAGTAGACCTACAGATCTACGCCGACGATGTAGGGTACGTGAAGCCGTCAATACAGATATTCGAGGCCGCAAAGACCTTGCTTCTTGGAGACGTTGTACCCGACGTGTATCTACACATCGGCGACGACTTTTACGAGGACTTTCTCGGAGCTCTCATGGCGGGGTACGGCGCCGTGTTAGTAGATAGAAACGGGAAGTACGGCAAGAGAGACCTCGTAGAGTCTATCCCGTGCAGGGCCTATATTGCGAAGAGCCTCAAGGCGCTCCCGCTAATACTCCATGAGGCCGAGAACTGCTCTACGCCAGCCTAG
- a CDS encoding tyrosine-protein kinase family protein codes for MKKLLFFSGAKGGTGKTTLALNTAILLAYHWRDATHYPVVYLDLTPSLGTGALLLVGDIIGAWGRPSLSDFLAGQLAEPLRAFYLRRWTTDKGPFQIVFAYMARDAPLTKRHLSLILDTVERRLRPRLVIIDMPPVAAGESPAAGAVDYVVPVVTPDASAIETTKTFTEVLGAPRLRPVLNMYIPDYPVSAVHAAPWVKVVQDAFGEEPHVIPYDKLLQAARQALEIEVLKLKPTESPGVKAIIEYARYLSTRLA; via the coding sequence ATGAAAAAACTACTATTCTTCTCAGGAGCGAAAGGCGGCACCGGGAAAACTACCCTAGCCCTCAACACCGCTATATTGCTGGCATACCACTGGAGAGATGCCACTCACTACCCCGTGGTCTACCTTGATCTAACTCCCAGTTTGGGAACAGGTGCGCTTTTGCTCGTAGGCGACATAATTGGGGCGTGGGGTAGGCCCTCCCTCTCAGACTTCCTTGCCGGCCAGCTCGCCGAGCCTCTAAGAGCCTTCTACCTTAGAAGGTGGACTACTGATAAGGGTCCGTTCCAAATAGTCTTTGCCTACATGGCTAGAGACGCGCCGTTGACTAAGAGACACCTCTCTCTTATACTAGACACGGTGGAGCGGAGGCTTAGGCCCAGGCTTGTGATCATAGACATGCCCCCAGTCGCCGCTGGGGAAAGCCCCGCGGCAGGCGCCGTAGACTACGTAGTTCCCGTCGTAACTCCCGATGCCTCAGCCATAGAAACAACAAAGACATTCACAGAGGTTCTGGGAGCCCCCCGCCTAAGGCCGGTCCTGAATATGTATATTCCGGATTACCCCGTAAGTGCCGTCCACGCCGCGCCTTGGGTCAAAGTTGTGCAGGATGCCTTTGGTGAGGAGCCCCACGTAATTCCCTACGATAAGCTGTTGCAGGCGGCAAGACAAGCGCTGGAGATAGAGGTTCTAAAGCTTAAACCCACCGAGTCCCCCGGTGTCAAGGCAATTATCGAGTACGCCCGCTACCTTTCTACTAGGCTGGCGTAG
- a CDS encoding ABC transporter substrate-binding protein: MYILTPSQTQQQQPRCPVSIDTIKARGKLVVGTSADWPPYEYIEGGKVVGIDIEIAKRIADSLGVGLEVRDMKFSALIEAVKRGDVDVVLADMAITPERETQVLFSIPYQVDTSVVIAKRGAAMRGPEDLKGRAVGVQVGTVQEDWALRTLGNVSKIVRYDKVYPYMVEALRKGDVDAIVVGGVVGRAIVTRFPEFEIVASTGVRYSAVAMPSCAYDLKLQVDRVIYDMLQSGEMERLITSWVEKWLYS; this comes from the coding sequence ATGTATATCCTCACTCCGTCTCAGACACAGCAACAACAACCTCGGTGTCCAGTTTCGATCGACACCATCAAGGCTCGGGGCAAGCTCGTTGTGGGGACATCCGCCGACTGGCCTCCGTACGAGTACATCGAGGGCGGCAAAGTGGTGGGAATTGACATAGAAATTGCAAAGAGGATTGCTGACAGCCTCGGGGTGGGGCTGGAGGTCAGGGATATGAAATTCTCGGCGCTTATCGAGGCGGTCAAGAGGGGCGATGTCGACGTGGTCCTCGCCGACATGGCAATCACCCCAGAGCGGGAGACTCAGGTCCTATTCTCCATACCATACCAGGTCGACACCTCAGTCGTAATTGCGAAGAGGGGGGCGGCGATGCGCGGACCAGAGGACTTAAAGGGGAGGGCCGTTGGGGTGCAGGTGGGGACGGTCCAAGAAGACTGGGCACTCCGGACTTTGGGTAATGTTTCAAAAATCGTGAGATACGACAAGGTGTATCCGTACATGGTAGAGGCACTGCGCAAAGGCGATGTTGACGCCATTGTAGTAGGAGGCGTGGTGGGTAGGGCCATCGTGACGAGGTTCCCTGAGTTTGAAATAGTGGCCTCAACGGGGGTTAGGTACAGCGCCGTGGCTATGCCCAGCTGTGCCTACGATTTAAAGTTGCAGGTAGACAGAGTAATCTACGACATGTTGCAGAGCGGGGAGATGGAACGGCTAATTACTTCGTGGGTGGAGAAGTGGCTATACTCCTAG
- a CDS encoding DUF192 domain-containing protein, which translates to MAILLVLYAVLVNISPFSATYSVQIDGSTTTVYVADNLAKWAIGYMNVSSYDPRNVGAVGMLFVFPQNSTYCFWMKNTRIPLKIIWVSGQRVTYWAYGRPMDTRSVCGYGDKVLELDPRFEVPKVVKVGEQRPLHGSVGFIFVTGN; encoded by the coding sequence GTGGCTATACTCCTAGTCCTCTACGCGGTTCTGGTAAACATATCGCCTTTTTCGGCCACGTACAGTGTACAGATCGACGGCTCCACGACCACTGTCTACGTAGCTGATAACTTGGCCAAATGGGCAATTGGCTACATGAACGTCTCCTCTTACGACCCACGCAACGTCGGCGCTGTCGGGATGTTGTTTGTTTTCCCCCAAAACTCCACCTATTGTTTCTGGATGAAAAACACGCGAATCCCGCTTAAAATTATCTGGGTGAGCGGACAACGTGTTACTTACTGGGCCTACGGAAGGCCCATGGACACAAGATCGGTCTGCGGGTATGGCGACAAGGTGCTCGAGCTAGACCCGAGATTCGAAGTGCCTAAGGTGGTTAAAGTCGGCGAGCAACGACCTCTTCACGGCTCAGTGGGGTTCATCTTCGTCACAGGCAACTAA
- the cobB gene encoding NAD-dependent protein deacetylase: MEVESGNPLEEVASLIVRSSCNVALTGAGVSTASGIPDFRGPQGVWRMVDPEKFEISYFHEHPDEVWDLFVEFFLPTFNAKPNPAHYALAELEKLGKLCAVITQNVDMLHQAAGSRNVVELHGSLKDAVCVECGSRYPLSEVLRQRTRGAPKCPKCGGVLKPDVVFFGEPLPRDALREAMMLAEMADVFIAAGTSLAVYPANQLPLIAKKRGAKLVVINAEETYYDFAADYVFRGKVEEVLPALVEKVKGMLF; encoded by the coding sequence ATGGAGGTGGAATCTGGAAATCCTCTTGAAGAGGTAGCTTCGCTTATTGTCAGATCTTCGTGCAACGTGGCCCTCACCGGGGCGGGCGTCTCAACAGCCAGCGGGATACCCGACTTCAGGGGGCCTCAGGGAGTGTGGAGGATGGTGGACCCCGAGAAGTTCGAAATTAGCTACTTCCACGAGCACCCAGACGAGGTGTGGGATCTCTTTGTAGAATTTTTCCTCCCGACGTTCAACGCTAAGCCAAATCCGGCGCACTACGCATTGGCGGAGTTGGAAAAGTTGGGGAAGCTGTGCGCGGTGATCACGCAGAATGTAGACATGTTACACCAAGCCGCAGGTAGTAGAAACGTTGTTGAGCTACACGGCTCTCTGAAAGATGCGGTCTGCGTGGAGTGTGGGTCTAGGTATCCTTTATCGGAGGTGTTAAGACAGAGGACAAGGGGGGCGCCTAAGTGCCCTAAGTGCGGTGGGGTGTTAAAGCCAGACGTCGTGTTTTTCGGGGAGCCTCTGCCGCGGGACGCGTTGAGAGAGGCGATGATGTTGGCTGAGATGGCCGACGTCTTCATTGCCGCGGGGACTTCCCTGGCTGTTTATCCCGCCAACCAGCTGCCCCTCATAGCGAAAAAGAGGGGGGCGAAGCTGGTTGTAATAAACGCCGAGGAGACCTATTACGACTTCGCTGCCGACTATGTGTTCAGGGGTAAGGTGGAAGAGGTACTGCCGGCGCTTGTGGAGAAGGTTAAAGGCATGTTATTTTAA
- a CDS encoding DUF309 domain-containing protein: MRYLLIVENPGYTPGHREELLRRIRAALPVISLRVASTHVEVDVKSDDLAKAKETVERVIGGKVLEAVDITFEDVPGGVETYVRLFNAERFWEAHNALEGLWRRTKSPTLQGLIMLAAAFVKLQEGSPEKFERLLKEAIYLIEEDVGCIKIKEVKKLAEKALLEKRPFKITCL, from the coding sequence ATGAGGTACTTGCTTATCGTAGAAAACCCAGGCTACACTCCAGGCCACCGCGAGGAGTTGCTAAGAAGGATAAGAGCAGCGCTCCCAGTCATCTCATTGAGGGTGGCGTCGACACATGTAGAGGTTGACGTTAAGTCAGACGACTTGGCCAAGGCTAAAGAGACAGTGGAAAGGGTAATAGGCGGGAAGGTGTTGGAGGCGGTGGATATAACTTTTGAAGATGTGCCTGGAGGAGTCGAGACCTACGTAAGGCTTTTCAACGCCGAGAGGTTCTGGGAGGCGCACAACGCCTTGGAGGGGCTCTGGCGGCGGACCAAATCCCCAACTCTCCAAGGGCTTATAATGCTGGCCGCTGCCTTTGTCAAACTGCAAGAGGGCTCGCCGGAGAAGTTCGAGCGTTTGTTAAAAGAGGCGATATACCTAATAGAGGAGGACGTCGGTTGCATAAAAATAAAAGAAGTAAAAAAGCTTGCAGAGAAGGCGTTGTTGGAAAAGAGGCCGTTTAAAATAACATGCCTTTAA
- a CDS encoding CBS domain-containing protein codes for MPLVKKREVPLRVSDIMTRNVVTAKRDDKIKDIAAKMYENKVGSAVIVDDEGKAIGIITERDLVYVIARGLSPDTPAWMVMTENPIVIDQDALVVEAMEKMRELNIRHLPVVDKAGKVVGVVSFRDIVDFAATMFSLLR; via the coding sequence ATGCCATTGGTGAAGAAAAGAGAAGTCCCGCTTAGAGTTTCTGACATAATGACAAGAAATGTAGTTACAGCCAAAAGGGATGACAAGATAAAAGACATCGCCGCTAAGATGTACGAAAATAAGGTGGGAAGCGCCGTTATTGTAGATGACGAAGGCAAGGCTATAGGTATAATCACAGAGCGGGATCTAGTATACGTAATAGCCCGCGGGCTCTCCCCCGATACCCCGGCGTGGATGGTGATGACAGAAAACCCCATCGTTATAGATCAGGACGCACTAGTCGTGGAGGCCATGGAAAAGATGAGAGAGCTCAACATTAGGCACCTCCCGGTAGTCGACAAGGCGGGAAAAGTCGTAGGCGTAGTGTCCTTCAGAGACATTGTGGACTTCGCCGCCACCATGTTCTCCCTACTGAGATGA
- a CDS encoding nucleotidyltransferase family protein, whose product MQAVILAGGFGKRLAPLTSETPKPLLPVGGKPILVRQIEWLRSYGVTDVILAVGYLRHKVFEALGDGRKFGVRIFYSVEEEPLGTGGAVKNASLFLTDDLFIVVNGDVLTNLPVDKMVEALGDAEGAIALVPLRSPYGIVEFDENGRITRFREKPVLEGFYINAGVYVLRRRLLQELPDRGNIEETLFPKLAQQRKLKAVVFKDVFWRSVDSLKDLEEVDRHFANNEH is encoded by the coding sequence ATGCAGGCTGTAATTCTGGCTGGCGGCTTTGGGAAGAGGCTAGCCCCACTCACATCGGAGACGCCTAAGCCTCTTCTGCCTGTTGGAGGCAAGCCCATATTAGTACGTCAGATCGAGTGGCTGAGGAGCTACGGCGTGACGGATGTAATCCTCGCAGTGGGTTACCTTAGGCATAAGGTGTTTGAGGCGCTGGGAGATGGGAGGAAGTTCGGCGTTAGGATTTTCTACAGCGTTGAGGAGGAGCCTCTTGGCACGGGCGGCGCCGTGAAGAACGCTTCGCTTTTCTTAACAGACGATCTGTTCATCGTTGTGAATGGGGACGTGCTTACTAACCTACCTGTGGACAAGATGGTGGAGGCGCTCGGAGATGCCGAGGGCGCTATCGCCCTTGTCCCGCTGAGGAGCCCCTACGGCATAGTGGAATTTGATGAAAATGGCCGCATAACGAGATTTAGAGAGAAGCCCGTCCTGGAGGGTTTTTACATAAACGCCGGCGTCTACGTGTTGAGGAGGCGGTTATTGCAGGAACTACCAGACCGGGGCAATATCGAAGAGACGCTCTTCCCCAAGCTTGCCCAGCAGAGGAAGCTCAAGGCGGTTGTGTTTAAAGACGTGTTCTGGCGCTCGGTGGACAGCTTGAAGGACTTGGAAGAAGTGGATAGACATTTTGCAAACAATGAACATTGA
- a CDS encoding glutamate--tRNA ligase — MNIEDLVWKHALANAVRYGGKADVKAVMAKLMADAPELRQRAREVKQLVEEVVAKVNAMSPEEQLRILRERWPDALEEKKAEQKRPGIEGLPELPGVKDGVVVRFAPNPDFVLHLGSARPAILNYAYRLKYGGRFILRFEDTDPRTKKPLVTEEVNAYNAIREDLRWLGIRWDEEYIQSQRMEVYYDHARRLLEMGAAYVDLCKADEWRRLRNQGKACPHRDQPSEAQLELWDKMLEGRFGEGEAVVRIKTDLAHPDPSVRDWVAFRIIDTTKTPHPLTGDKYIVWPTYNFAVSIDDHLMGVTHVLRAQEHSVNTVKQSYVFKHFGWEQPVTIHFGRLKIEGATLSKSKLKSMKIRYDDLTLPTLAGLRNRGILPEAIWDLILSVGIKPSDSTVALANLYALNRKHVEPIANRYMFVADPVKLVFEADRELVAKVPYHPSFRERGERVYRLGPGRVELYVQRRDAAAGKVIRLMELANVEVQKIEGDVAYGRLHSLTLEEAKKAGAPIVQWVWDPVEVTVIKPIALGKKAEERGLGERHLEKVEVGAYVQFFRYGYLKKKGPLEFVYLHD; from the coding sequence ATGAACATTGAAGACCTAGTCTGGAAACACGCCTTAGCCAACGCCGTCAGGTACGGCGGTAAGGCTGATGTAAAGGCTGTAATGGCTAAGTTAATGGCGGATGCGCCGGAGCTGAGGCAGAGGGCCAGAGAAGTAAAACAACTTGTAGAAGAAGTTGTGGCCAAGGTAAACGCCATGTCCCCGGAGGAGCAACTAAGAATTTTGAGAGAGAGGTGGCCAGATGCGCTGGAGGAGAAGAAGGCGGAGCAGAAAAGGCCGGGCATAGAGGGCTTGCCTGAACTCCCCGGCGTGAAGGACGGCGTAGTGGTGAGGTTCGCCCCTAATCCAGACTTCGTTCTGCACCTCGGCAGCGCGAGGCCGGCTATTCTCAACTACGCATATCGCCTGAAATACGGGGGGAGGTTTATCCTCAGATTTGAGGACACCGATCCGCGGACTAAGAAGCCGCTTGTCACCGAAGAGGTCAACGCCTACAATGCAATTAGGGAGGATTTGAGGTGGCTTGGAATCCGCTGGGACGAGGAATATATACAGTCGCAACGCATGGAGGTGTACTACGACCACGCCCGGAGGTTGCTGGAGATGGGGGCCGCCTACGTGGACCTCTGCAAGGCTGATGAGTGGAGGCGGCTTAGGAACCAGGGAAAGGCGTGTCCCCACCGCGACCAGCCATCGGAGGCACAACTGGAGTTGTGGGATAAGATGCTGGAGGGGCGGTTTGGCGAGGGCGAGGCTGTGGTGAGGATAAAGACAGACCTCGCCCACCCGGACCCCAGCGTGAGGGACTGGGTGGCCTTCCGCATTATCGACACGACAAAGACGCCGCATCCCCTCACCGGCGATAAGTACATTGTGTGGCCGACGTACAACTTCGCCGTGTCTATAGACGACCACCTAATGGGTGTGACCCATGTGCTGAGGGCGCAGGAGCACAGCGTCAACACGGTGAAGCAGTCATATGTGTTTAAACACTTCGGCTGGGAGCAACCCGTGACGATACACTTCGGCAGGTTGAAAATAGAGGGAGCAACCCTCAGCAAGTCTAAGCTCAAGTCCATGAAGATAAGGTACGACGACCTGACTCTGCCTACTCTTGCAGGTTTGAGAAACCGTGGGATTCTGCCAGAGGCGATTTGGGACCTCATCTTGTCAGTGGGCATAAAGCCGTCGGACTCCACAGTGGCCTTGGCCAACCTATACGCCCTAAATAGGAAGCACGTTGAGCCCATTGCCAATAGGTACATGTTCGTCGCGGACCCCGTCAAGCTCGTCTTTGAAGCTGATAGAGAGCTTGTGGCCAAGGTACCTTATCACCCCAGCTTTAGGGAGAGAGGCGAGCGGGTCTACCGGCTTGGGCCAGGCAGGGTTGAGCTGTACGTCCAGCGGAGGGATGCGGCGGCTGGTAAGGTAATAAGGCTGATGGAGCTGGCCAACGTGGAGGTGCAGAAAATCGAGGGGGATGTCGCCTACGGCCGCCTCCACAGCCTCACCTTGGAAGAGGCAAAGAAGGCGGGGGCTCCTATAGTGCAGTGGGTATGGGACCCGGTCGAGGTTACTGTGATAAAGCCGATAGCCTTGGGGAAGAAGGCCGAAGAGAGAGGGCTGGGGGAGCGACACTTAGAAAAGGTGGAGGTTGGGGCGTACGTCCAGTTCTTCCGGTATGGCTATTTAAAAAAGAAGGGGCCTCTGGAGTTCGTATATCTACACGATTGA
- a CDS encoding DUF354 domain-containing protein: MVRFLSDALTPKQARIAALLKLEGAKRGVEVEITCRHYMHVSDILDMYGVSYRCFGQYGLTVYEKLVYGIERQRELAEVARQVDGMLGFPSPDAARVVFGLGKPVLVLNDTPHATHVNRLVIPLSEALVAPAAIPEEMWRPYCPRKVVTFDGVFEYMWTSRFKPDESVVKSLGLEPGGYVVFRPEERYAAYYKWEYTELRIKLARAVEGLGYNVVNVPRYPDQVLEGAINLTRAVDHLQLAYFSAGVITGGASMATEAALLGVPALSYFPQSYYVDRYLAEKGAPLYRCDSLETCLSSLREMLRRGRSAPVRLEDPAGIIFDAALSAVSR; this comes from the coding sequence ATGGTTAGGTTTCTCTCCGACGCGTTGACGCCGAAGCAGGCACGTATCGCCGCGTTGCTCAAGCTTGAGGGGGCCAAGCGCGGCGTTGAGGTGGAGATAACGTGCCGCCACTACATGCATGTTTCAGACATACTCGACATGTACGGCGTCTCTTATAGATGTTTTGGACAATACGGCCTCACTGTATACGAAAAGCTTGTGTACGGCATCGAGAGACAGAGGGAGTTGGCCGAGGTGGCGAGGCAGGTAGACGGAATGCTGGGCTTCCCATCCCCAGACGCGGCGAGGGTGGTGTTTGGGCTGGGAAAGCCCGTGTTGGTGCTCAACGACACCCCCCACGCAACTCACGTAAATAGGCTAGTCATACCGCTTTCGGAAGCTCTCGTAGCACCCGCGGCCATCCCCGAGGAGATGTGGCGCCCCTACTGCCCCAGGAAAGTTGTCACTTTCGACGGGGTATTCGAGTATATGTGGACGTCGAGGTTTAAACCTGATGAGTCTGTGGTGAAGAGCCTCGGCTTGGAGCCAGGCGGATACGTGGTTTTTAGGCCGGAGGAGAGGTATGCGGCGTATTACAAGTGGGAATACACAGAGCTTCGCATAAAGCTGGCTAGGGCTGTGGAGGGCCTTGGTTACAATGTAGTTAACGTGCCGCGCTATCCGGACCAGGTGCTGGAGGGGGCCATCAACTTGACTAGGGCTGTGGATCACTTGCAACTGGCATACTTCTCGGCGGGGGTTATAACTGGGGGCGCCTCGATGGCCACAGAAGCTGCGCTTCTAGGCGTGCCTGCGTTGTCCTATTTCCCCCAGAGCTACTACGTAGATCGTTATCTTGCAGAGAAGGGAGCCCCGCTTTACCGGTGCGACAGCTTAGAGACTTGCCTCTCGAGTCTCAGAGAGATGTTGCGCCGCGGCAGGTCTGCGCCAGTAAGGCTTGAAGACCCCGCCGGGATTATTTTCGATGCGGCACTAAGCGCTGTTTCAAGATAA
- a CDS encoding adenylate kinase family protein, translating into MWQRPEGGSGRPKALITGTPGVGKTTQCRKLAAYLGVKCVTAGEALRGTPFVRYIPELDTYEIVDMEKAKEVVHLAVGTGDVVDTHIIELSPDPDVIVVLRKAPDVLYKELKDRKWPTKKILDNVWAEILDVVYVEASSRWPWAVQIDVTHRTPDETFEIIRRCVAEAKCVGDEVDWLDYAERSGFLSFIERLSRLGGFSSQPSSLS; encoded by the coding sequence ATGTGGCAAAGGCCGGAAGGAGGCTCGGGGCGCCCTAAGGCGCTGATCACGGGGACGCCGGGCGTGGGAAAAACTACACAATGTAGAAAACTTGCGGCGTACCTCGGCGTCAAGTGCGTCACTGCCGGAGAGGCGCTTCGCGGAACGCCATTCGTGAGGTACATACCAGAGCTCGACACTTACGAAATTGTCGACATGGAGAAGGCAAAGGAGGTGGTGCACCTCGCTGTAGGGACAGGGGACGTAGTTGATACGCACATAATAGAGCTGTCTCCAGATCCTGACGTCATCGTGGTGTTGCGGAAGGCGCCAGACGTGTTGTATAAAGAGCTGAAAGACAGGAAGTGGCCAACGAAAAAAATACTTGACAATGTGTGGGCCGAAATTCTAGACGTCGTATACGTCGAGGCTTCCTCTAGATGGCCCTGGGCTGTACAAATCGACGTCACGCACCGGACGCCTGACGAGACGTTTGAAATAATTAGGCGATGCGTGGCAGAGGCTAAGTGTGTCGGAGATGAGGTTGATTGGCTCGACTACGCGGAGAGGTCAGGTTTCCTATCTTTTATCGAACGTCTGTCTCGCTTGGGAGGTTTTTCTTCACAACCTTCTTCTCTATCATGA
- the asnS gene encoding asparagine--tRNA ligase, whose amino-acid sequence MEPYKVAIPIQEALRRGEGKVTLRGWVHRKRVLKEKIFILLRDSTGVIQLVLPRDKFKDLEDLNLESALVVTGALVKEPRAPGGVEMHVASVDWVYRGEPYPINEDAVVADSEYLLDVRHLWIRSRKMQAVLKIRHTVFGAIHEYFRKNGFYEVHPPMFITAAVEGGATLFKVQYFDKIVYLTQSSQFYLEALIYGLEKVYTIAPSFRAEPSRTRRHLTEFWHAEMEIAWAGMEDAVLVGEGVISHVVEKVLDERQEELRLLGRRIEPLEKAKPPFYRVSYDEAVDILQKKGFEIGWGDDIGADEERALSQDFDKPIVLYGFPEKVKAFYHRNNPRRPEVTLSFDVLLPEGYGEVIGGGERIYQAEELIEKIKRFGLNPQDYWWYIDLRRYGSVPHSGFGLGVDRLTMWIVGADHIRDVVPFPRDVRRTAP is encoded by the coding sequence ATGGAGCCGTACAAAGTTGCGATACCAATACAAGAGGCGTTACGACGCGGAGAGGGGAAGGTCACCCTGAGGGGGTGGGTCCACCGCAAAAGAGTGTTGAAAGAGAAGATCTTCATACTCCTCCGCGACTCCACGGGGGTAATCCAGCTGGTCCTTCCCCGCGATAAGTTCAAGGACCTAGAGGATCTGAACCTAGAGTCGGCGCTGGTGGTGACGGGGGCTCTCGTGAAAGAGCCGAGAGCTCCTGGAGGCGTCGAAATGCACGTGGCGTCTGTGGACTGGGTATATAGGGGAGAGCCCTATCCGATAAACGAAGACGCTGTAGTGGCTGACAGCGAGTATCTACTAGATGTGAGACACCTCTGGATAAGAAGCAGGAAGATGCAAGCCGTCTTGAAAATAAGACACACAGTCTTCGGTGCAATACATGAATACTTTAGGAAAAACGGCTTCTACGAGGTGCACCCACCCATGTTCATAACCGCGGCCGTGGAGGGGGGCGCCACGCTATTCAAAGTACAGTACTTTGACAAGATAGTTTACCTGACACAGAGCTCCCAGTTTTACCTAGAAGCCCTAATATACGGACTAGAGAAGGTGTATACAATCGCCCCAAGCTTTAGGGCTGAGCCGTCGAGAACCCGCCGCCACCTCACAGAGTTTTGGCACGCCGAGATGGAAATTGCCTGGGCCGGTATGGAAGACGCCGTACTTGTAGGTGAAGGGGTGATAAGCCACGTTGTGGAAAAAGTGTTGGACGAGAGGCAGGAAGAGCTACGTCTACTCGGAAGGAGGATTGAACCTCTAGAAAAGGCAAAGCCGCCGTTTTACAGAGTGTCCTACGACGAGGCTGTGGACATACTCCAAAAGAAAGGCTTCGAGATTGGTTGGGGCGACGATATAGGCGCAGACGAGGAGAGGGCGCTCTCACAAGACTTCGATAAGCCGATTGTCCTCTACGGATTCCCCGAGAAAGTCAAGGCGTTCTACCACAGGAACAATCCAAGGAGGCCAGAGGTCACACTAAGCTTCGATGTTTTGCTCCCAGAGGGCTACGGCGAGGTAATAGGCGGCGGCGAGAGGATCTACCAGGCAGAGGAGCTTATAGAGAAAATCAAGAGATTCGGCCTCAACCCACAGGATTACTGGTGGTATATTGATCTCAGGCGCTACGGCTCAGTGCCCCACTCCGGCTTCGGCCTCGGAGTTGACAGGCTTACCATGTGGATAGTCGGCGCAGATCACATACGCGACGTCGTTCCCTTCCCACGAGATGTGAGGCGCACCGCGCCCTGA
- a CDS encoding NAD(P)-dependent oxidoreductase: MEITVVGMGNMGTAFAKRAASQGFKVYWWNRTREKVRDAPGAPIAKLSDARGLVVVFVADDDALFAVAPELGGDYIALAGTYSIDAVKRAIDTLSARGKKAFAMPVVGSPRNVEGGDAIYIIGASEDVYEKLREALKKFGVLFYVGDNAKAAALKLAYNSFLISTVAVLGEALTLARRYGIDHDVFKKLLEQTVFKEVATRYVDRIVGATAPTFTVKNAAKDMRYASLAAGKAEAGNVAISGVKALYEILTAMGLGEEDYAKAGVLETRK, from the coding sequence ATGGAGATAACCGTTGTTGGGATGGGCAACATGGGCACTGCCTTTGCCAAGAGAGCTGCGTCTCAAGGCTTTAAGGTGTATTGGTGGAACCGCACTAGGGAAAAGGTAAGGGACGCGCCGGGCGCGCCCATAGCCAAACTATCGGATGCAAGAGGCCTAGTTGTGGTATTCGTCGCAGACGACGATGCCTTATTCGCCGTGGCGCCGGAGCTCGGCGGCGACTACATAGCCCTGGCGGGGACGTACTCAATAGACGCAGTGAAGAGGGCTATTGACACGCTGTCGGCGAGAGGCAAAAAAGCCTTTGCAATGCCCGTCGTGGGGAGCCCGAGGAACGTGGAAGGAGGAGACGCAATATACATAATAGGTGCCTCCGAGGACGTCTACGAAAAGTTGCGGGAGGCCTTGAAAAAGTTCGGCGTTCTCTTCTACGTTGGGGACAACGCAAAGGCCGCGGCGCTCAAGCTGGCGTACAACTCCTTCTTGATCTCGACAGTAGCTGTGCTGGGGGAGGCGCTGACGCTTGCGCGTAGGTACGGAATTGACCACGACGTTTTCAAAAAACTGCTCGAGCAAACGGTGTTCAAAGAAGTAGCTACGCGCTACGTGGACAGAATTGTAGGGGCAACCGCACCTACGTTCACAGTTAAAAACGCCGCCAAGGATATGAGGTACGCCTCATTAGCTGCGGGAAAGGCAGAGGCTGGAAACGTGGCCATAAGCGGCGTCAAGGCCCTGTATGAAATACTAACAGCCATGGGACTAGGAGAGGAGGACTACGCCAAAGCGGGGGTTTTAGAGACGAGGAAATGA